The stretch of DNA AGACTTCACCAAATTTTAGGTACACCAAGCTTGTAAACTTGGGTAAGTATGTTGGAAGTCGTTCACATTGTACTGCTTCAGCATGCAATGCCCGTAGATTTGTCATACGCGATAAGATTAAGTCTATTTTTGACAAGGAGACGAACTCACCAGAATTGCGAGGCCATAGCAAGAGAGACTGCAATTGTTTGGCATGAAAAAGCCAAGATGGAGGCTCCCAAGAAGGACCAATAATGAAGCTAGCATGTCGAATAATCTTGTGATTGGGTTCAGTTGTCGGCTTGTCCACTAAGCAAAAGTCATCTCCTGCTACATGTTTCATCAACTCAAGTACTAGATGGTTGATCTTATAGGAATCACTCTTGCCTTCAAAGAAATATCCTCTCCTAAGAAATTCATCGAAACACTGATCTAGCCTCTGCGGTGTCATGTCTATCAGTTTGTTAAAATCATCTTGTGCTCTCCAAAGATGCACAATGTGATGTTTTTGGAATTCGTAGTCCTTAGGCAACAAGGAACACCACGCAAAGCAGTGACGCCATACTTTTTGTATTTGGTGATTACAGTGCAGTTCAGTCAATGCAATGGTAGACGAAATGATGGAAATTGGATCTGGAACACTTGTAATAACATCATGAAATTGAAACCATTCCTCTGTAGTAGACTTAGAAGAAAAAATGGAAGCAACAATATTAATGATAGCTGGAATATTCCCACATTTTTGACAAATAGTGCGAGAGATGGGCAACAGATCCGGCAGCTGTTCTTGCTGATCTAGGAATGCAATTTTCCGAAACAAGTTCCAAGACTCATCCCAATTCAGGCATGACAGGCGTACTACATGCTCAACTTCAACTTCAAGTTCAAGACTTGAAATTATAATTATTTTGCTACCTATCATTGTTTTCTCCACGAACTCATCATAGTATAACTCATCTGCATTCCCCAATAACAGAGAGTTGAGTATGTTCAGATCTGACACGTCGTCTAATACAATCAAGCATTTCCTGCCATCGGCTCCGTCCGCTACATTCCGGATATTATTGCGAACAGTGTCTCTCTCAATGTTCGAGGGGTTACCATATTCACATGATTCGTAAGTCAAATTTATACAAAAGATTGGGTGGAAATGACCTCGGATTCTGGGGTCACGGAGAACAAATTGGGCGAGAGTGGATTTCCCACTGCCAGGCTTGCCCAAAATAGGGagaacttgacttgaatttgagtCTAAGAGCATCTTTATAAGAGTCTCCTTCTCATTTTTGTACTCTAAACCTACCAGCTCCATTTCCTTTATAAATAGCCACGGGAGACCATCTGAATAGGGCTCCAGCTCCTCAAAAATGAGCCTCATCTTCATAGCTGTTAAACTTCTAAATGACTGTACGATCAAGCTCGGATGCTGGTCTTCACCATCGAATTTTTCAATCTCACGAAACAGAGTCTCGACTTGGTAGAGACCCTGTTTAACGCGTCGCTCTCCGTCCTTATCGATTTTTTTGTCACCTTCCAACTTGTTTTTGTAAGAAGAATAAAGTGCATTGCCCACAGAAACTAGTAGATTTTCCACTTCACCAGTGTCACCCAAGTACAGCGTCATCGATTCATTTCTTTGTAGTATTTGTCTCAGTGCTATAACCAATTTGACTAGATCAGGTGCGTCCATTTTAATCTATTTTTTTTGCCTTATTATGTTCTTCCGATCCCCACTTTACTTTCGCTCCCGCTCTGTTTATTTAAATACACACATTAGTTAATTTGTAAAGACATAGGGACCATAATTTGGGGAAATAAATTGTCAAAAACACCATAAGGACGGGTTAATTGATAGTATAATCCATATTATTATCCACCTTCTCAACATAATCCAAACTACATTTTAACCTAAAATAAACCATGTTCTTACCTTCATTTGCCCCTATTACATTTAGGTGATTTTTTTACCTATAAACACAAGTAAATCAACCGCtgatatttttttctttttattataCTTGCTTCCTCCTCATTCATAACAATCCCATCACAAACCACCAGTACATCCAACCCAGCCAACCACCTCCACCCTTCATCAACCATTTACACCACCATTACTTCACCAACATTAAGATTGGGAAGCCTAACAGACTGGACCGGAGCAGAGAAATCAGAATTTATTATGGGTGAACCCAGATTGTGCTCTCAAAAATCGGGTTTATTACAGTCCCACCACCATCGTCTTCTCCAAATCAACAACATAGGGGGGCGGGGGTGGTTAAAGAACTCTCTTTTTTCAATTTTGTTTGTCacaaaagtaataacaacgattTCTAGGTTTGGTTTTATATAGAATATGGGTTaactcatcatctaataatagcaTCATTAAAAGATTTATCAATTCATAGttttatatcaattttattttatttaattaaaatattatagcttagagtttagtgaaaataatataatttgatgaaaagattaattttattgaaaatataatacatgaattaaattgtaattgttaGTTTCCCTATTTAGTGAATGGACATAATTATCAATAGTTTCCTCTTTTGAGAATATGCATTTTGGCGGGAAAATGTTAGagatcacctattcatttagtaaatagggggaTAGGTTATTGGGTGTAGTTTGAGAAGATGAAGTTAATAGTACGGTTTATTCTTAGATTAATATAGTTGGGATTATTCTAAGAAGACACTCATCCCTCAAGTTTATGCCTTTTGCAAAAAGGTGACACAaaatagaaaaaataaaaactctctttcgttaatttttttttttaaaaagaaacaaATAATCTAATACgagtaatttttaaattttcctcCAAATTTTCGATTCCGATGCTATTTTCGATTCCGATGCTTTAATCCCGTACAAAAGTTACACGAGTTATTTTAAAAAATATGATATACAAAATATATTAACTTATATGAATAAATTTTTGATGACTTTTTGGCATTTCGCATTAATACAATTACctgaaataaatatttttttaaatgatatacggagtaatatataaaaaataaaaaataaacaactaaatgaatgacaaatttcaaaacagataaaaaaaatgcaaagtGCATATGCCACTTTACTGGATCTGATATGTAATTGTCGTTCTATATTTTATTCACACATTTGAAAGAGTTAATTAATCCGATAATATTAATCATATAAATTTGTGACTCAAGTTATTTAATGACATAAAATTATGGTCATTTATAATTAAGTTGTTTAATTAATCTAAGAGATCTATCATATCATATACTACCAAACATTCTTATCATATgctaaaaaaattaaattcaCTTAAAAGAAAGTGGGCTAAGCACTTTAGCAGAAAAGATGACTCTTTGAAATTCATAGGCTTTTAAAAAATTAATCTTTTATATTAGTGCTGTTTTCTCAAGCTTTAAAAGTGTTTTTGTAACTGAAAAAGTAGCAGCTTGGCTAAAAACTGTAAATTAGGGAGTTTTAAAACTACTTTTAAAAAGTCAAAAACTGATTATTAACCCCCAAAAGTAGAAGTAGGTATTTACTACTTCTATTTTTCACATAAAGTgccaaaaaaccaaataaaaaaatgtATGGAAGTGGTTAGGCCAAAcatataaattttataaaaatatagcTTTTACAAAAATATGGTCAAACAAGCAAACCTTTTCTAAAAAGTAACTTGTGAATAAAGCTCttttaaaatggaaaaactattTTACACAAGCAAGatttgaaaattttaattttaataaagAACGATGGAGTAAATATTAGGGTAAATTAATTAATACTCCTTAATATAAACCACTTTTTAAaacttactcccttatataatttttttttaaacttaCTCCCACCACATGTAACTTTTATCAAATATTACTCCCATTTTAGTGATCCTAATCACAGAAAAGAAAATATTCCGGCCAAATTGAAATTTGCTAGTAACTCTTGTTGGTT from Silene latifolia isolate original U9 population chromosome 10, ASM4854445v1, whole genome shotgun sequence encodes:
- the LOC141608949 gene encoding putative disease resistance protein RGA1, which gives rise to MDAPDLVKLVIALRQILQRNESMTLYLGDTGEVENLLVSVGNALYSSYKNKLEGDKKIDKDGERRVKQGLYQVETLFREIEKFDGEDQHPSLIVQSFRSLTAMKMRLIFEELEPYSDGLPWLFIKEMELVGLEYKNEKETLIKMLLDSNSSQVLPILGKPGSGKSTLAQFVLRDPRIRGHFHPIFCINLTYESCEYGNPSNIERDTVRNNIRNVADGADGRKCLIVLDDVSDLNILNSLLLGNADELYYDEFVEKTMIGSKIIIISSLELEVEVEHVVRLSCLNWDESWNLFRKIAFLDQQEQLPDLLPISRTICQKCGNIPAIINIVASIFSSKSTTEEWFQFHDVITSVPDPISIISSTIALTELHCNHQIQKVWRHCFAWCSLLPKDYEFQKHHIVHLWRAQDDFNKLIDMTPQRLDQCFDEFLRRGYFFEGKSDSYKINHLVLELMKHVAGDDFCLVDKPTTEPNHKIIRHASFIIGPSWEPPSWLFHAKQLQSLLLWPRNSGEFVSLSKIDLILSRMTNLRALHAEAVQCERLPTYLPKFTSLVYLKFGEVSSISLPGDIPALQKLLNCDVRYKKPGPLVQSWLITIKFKGEREKEEEERLAFLVTSAGFTKMTIHYEECNNSSLLEQTNKIIEFFNLQSSSIDGDDGALTIARDPIKSLESLEVHQWKGDMLPVCTINERSIFLNSLLSIQIVNCSGCQHLPGFNTLPRLSSLQIGGLCSLVNITITDGISTKTFYPSLKRLVLCDLPELKGWLYTEEEEKQVNQPILQLHSFPLLTNVRLQGCPKLMSMPPVPMLESLEAINIDSKIVNLLHYSPRITIPPTDISDELPETSKKHLSLVRNLEIDSCKVFEWGDMTGAFSCLRSLKLTNAPELESLPRELESVTILERLALCWLTNLKVLPEWIGQFTELRQLTIHYCLKLKMIPNSSTLEELEIQYCPKLTQFPKCFPNLKRLRVQEFSRFQEILGISQNLSELEINNCEEFDWETANAEDDNSLRVWASLKKLESLKLTKLKTPPKGLDLDNLHQFRRLVIQKCPGLPTVDR